In Funiculus sociatus GB2-C1, one DNA window encodes the following:
- a CDS encoding mCpol domain-containing protein, with the protein MPLYISLDGDDIGNKIARGYLENNEENLVKIIQDLDRILTQICEYLKKLEFEIIFCAADGVACKGSNVEVESFARYIESIGKPHYTFSAGIGNDLKSSFFSLKYAKALGKNKVVICEDGKQFRVIT; encoded by the coding sequence ATGCCTCTTTATATTTCGCTTGATGGGGATGATATAGGTAACAAGATTGCCAGGGGTTATCTTGAAAATAATGAAGAAAACTTAGTCAAAATTATTCAAGATTTGGATCGCATTTTGACTCAAATATGTGAATACTTAAAAAAATTAGAATTTGAGATTATATTTTGTGCTGCGGATGGTGTTGCCTGCAAAGGCAGTAATGTAGAAGTAGAGAGTTTTGCACGATATATTGAATCTATTGGAAAACCACATTACACATTTTCTGCTGGTATAGGCAATGATTTGAAAAGTTCATTTTTTTCACTTAAGTATGCTAAAGCTCTTGGAAAAAACAAAGTTGTAATTTGTGAAGATGGGAAACAATTCAGAGTAATAACCTAA